In Pseudomonas sp. p1(2021b), the genomic window CCCGTTACCCGGAGCATGGCATTCTCGGCGAGGAACACGGCGCGGCCGTCGGCAGCAGCCCGCTGACCTGGGTCCTGGACCCGATCGATGGCACCCGCGCCTTCATCACCGGCCTGCCGCTGTGGGGCACGCTGATCGCCCTGAACGACGGTACCCGCCCGGTCGTGGGGGTGATGAACCAGCCCTTCACCGGCGAACGTTTCGTCGGCACCCCCGCCGGCGCCTGGCGCAGTGGTACGCCGCTCAAGACCCGGGCCTGTGCCGACCTGGCCGCGGCCACATTGATGTGCACCACCCCTGACATGTTCGACACGCCCGAGCGCAAGGCAGCCTTCGAAGCCGTGGCGCAGAAGGCGCGGCTGATGCGCTACGGTGGCGACTGCTATGCGTATTGCATGCTGGCCTCGGGCTTCGTCGATGTGATCGTCGAGGCCAGCCTGCAGCCGTACGATGTGCAGGCGCTGATGCCGATCATCGAAGGTGCCGGCGGGGTGATCACTGCCTGGGATGGCAGCTCGGCGCAAAATGGCGGTTGCGTGGTGGCGTGTGGCGACCCGGCGCTGCATGCGCAGGTGGTGGAGATGTTGCGTCACGCCATGTAGCAGCGGGGCGCTTTGCAGCCCCAATCGCGAGGCCTGGAGGGAGTCTTGCATCGCGATTGGGGCTGCAAGGTAGTCCCGGCGTGTTGCCCACCATCGCACTTTTTCGCATTTACGGGCTCTATCCATGGCCAGGCTGGGCCGATGTCCGCCCCAGCCGTTGACCCCAGACCCCGGTGCCGATGGTTGTATCACTGCTGAAACCTTCCTTGCGCC contains:
- the hisN gene encoding histidinol-phosphatase; protein product: MSLSVEQIGEFRAFAEQLADAAAEAIQPYFRASLDVEDKGGRLYDPVTVADKAAEDAMRTQILARYPEHGILGEEHGAAVGSSPLTWVLDPIDGTRAFITGLPLWGTLIALNDGTRPVVGVMNQPFTGERFVGTPAGAWRSGTPLKTRACADLAAATLMCTTPDMFDTPERKAAFEAVAQKARLMRYGGDCYAYCMLASGFVDVIVEASLQPYDVQALMPIIEGAGGVITAWDGSSAQNGGCVVACGDPALHAQVVEMLRHAM